A window from Cinclus cinclus chromosome 4, bCinCin1.1, whole genome shotgun sequence encodes these proteins:
- the LOC134043811 gene encoding acrosin-like codes for MALLWLLVLLALARPVGAAWDTCRGTCGLRPMAFDHRSLVPENSQDSDYGSWDSFEDTSQDMGGTGVHPGAWPGVISIQATLDNGTWHMCSGALIHPQWVLTVASCLVRAGDISRWEVVIGATDLSQPGPEAELRHIRTLLLHQNYNSAKARNNIALLELDKPVECSDYIQLGCVPDSSLAVPELKTCYIAGWRATPGSARSPRLVLQEAKVRLMDVQLCNSSRWYGGAVHPQDLCAGYPRGGIDTCQGDIGGPLVCKDNVGDYFWLVGLASWGRGCAGAKQPGVFTSTQHFHTWIQVQMGLLPPGADVPPAEPFPLPPPEPEEEPGPDSDLSDLENPNPEPEDSTVISFQQQILGKFLNLVLELLQFLKGKKTCAAG; via the exons ATGgctttgctgtggctgcttgtgctgctggccctggcccgGCCCGTGGGGGCCGCCTGGGACACGTGCAG AGGCACCTGCGGGCTCCGGCCCATGGCGTTTGACCACAGATCGCTGGTTCCCGAAAATTCCCAGGACTCTGACTATGGATCCTGGGATTCCTTCGAAGACACCTCGCAGGacatgggtggcactggggtccaCCCAGGGGCCTGGCCTGGTGTCATCAGCATCCAGGCCACCTTGGACAATGGCACGTGGCACATGTGCTCGGGGGCACTCATCCACCCCCAGTGGGTGCTGACAGTGGCCAGCTGCTTGGTTAGGGCAGg ggaCATATCCAGATGGGAAGTGGTGATCGGGGCCACAGATCTGAGCCAGCCAGGCCCCGAGGCTGAGCTGCGCCACATCCGGACCCTCCTGTTGCACCAAAATTACAACTCTGCCAAGGCCAGGAACAACAttgccctgctggagctggacaaGCCCGTGGAGTGCAGCGACTacatccagctgggctgtgtgcccgacagctccctggcagtgcccgagCTGAAAACCTGCTACATTGCGGGCTGGAGAGCCACCCCGGGCAGCG CCCGGAGCCCacgcctggtgctgcaggaggccaaGGTGCGGCTCATGGACGTCcagctgtgcaacagcagcCGCTGGTACGGGGGGGCCGTGCACCCCCAGGACCTGTGCGCGGGGTACCCGCGGGGCGGCATCGACACCTGCCAG ggggacatcgggggaccTCTGGTCTGCAAGGACAACGTTGGTGACTACTTCTGGCTGGTGGGACTGGCCAGCTGGGGCCGAGGCTGTGCCGGGGCCAAGCAACCCGGGGTGTTCACCTCCACCCAGCACTTCCACACCTGGATCCAGGTGCAGATGGGATTGCTCCCACCTGGAGCTGatgttcctcctgcagagcccttcccactgccacccccagAACCAGAGGAAGAGCCTGGGCCGGACTCAGACTTGAGCGATCTGGAGAATCCCAACCCAGAACCAGAGGATTCTACGGTGATTTCATTCCAACAACAAATCCTGGGGAAATTCCTGAAtctggtgctggagctcctgcagttcctgaagggaaagaaaacctgcGCAGCAGGATGA
- the LOC134043310 gene encoding arylsulfatase A-like codes for MGPQGRYHPWLLLLLLPPPVRAAATARPSFVLVLADDLGYGDLGSYGHPSSATPQLDRLAARGLRFTDFYSSAAVCSPSRAALLTGRLQVRSGIYPGVFDPGSRGGLPLAEVTVAEVLKAQGYATAMVGKWHLGFGVNGSFLPVHQGFDHFLGVPYSHDQLRASRCGPCQNLTCFPPDTKCFGTCDQGVVPLPLLWNQSIIQQPVSFPDLVPLYNKFSRDFIADCARRGLPFLLYYASHHTHYPQFASQEFSGRMQRGPFGDALAEFDGSVGQLLQALQDNGLENSTLVFFTSDNGPSTLRMAHGGSAGHLKCGKGTTYEGGMREPAVAYWPGRITPGVTHELASTLDILPTLSALAGAALPKVALDGFDLSPLLFGSGKSPRQAVFFYPPSPDALHGPFAVCLGKYKAHFFTQGSFHSSSTPDQARQGLTPLTPHLPPLLFDLESDPAENYDLLQGQASPEVLQVLRDITLQKVLLEQCLEFGESQIRKGRDPSLQPCCAPNCSPKPSCCRCSPH; via the exons ATGGGGCCGCAGGGCCGGTACcacccttggctgctgctgctgttgctgccgCCGCCCGTGCGAGCCGCGGCCACCGCCCGCCCCAGCTTCGTGCTGGTGCTGGCGGACGATTTGGGCTACGGTGACCTGGGCAGCTACGGGCACCCTTCGTCCGCCACGCCACAGCTGGACCGGCTGGCGGCCCGCGGGCTGCGCTTCACTGACTTCTACAGCAGCGCCGCCGTCTGCAGCCCCTCCCG AGCCGCTCTCCTGACCGGCCGGCTCCAGGTGCGCTCCGGGATCTATCCCGGTGTGTTCGACCCGGGCTCGCGGGGAGGGCTCCCGCTCGCTGAGGTCACCGTGGCCGAGGTGCTGAAGGCTCAGGGCTACGCCACGGCCATGGTTGGCAAGTGGCACCTGGGCTTTGGCGTGAACGGCTCCTTCCTGCCCGTGCACCAGGGCTTCGATCACTTCCTGGGCGTGCCCTATTCCCATGACCAGCTGAGAGCATCCAGGTGT GGCCCCTGCCAGAACCTGACCTGTTTCCCACCAGACACCAAGTGTTTTGGGACGTGCGACCAGGGCGTGGTGCCGCTGCCGCTGCTCTGGAACCAGAGCATCATTCAGCAGCCCGTCTCCTTCCCCGACCTCGTGCCCCTCTACAACAAATTCTCCCGGGATTTCATCGCTGACTGTGCCCGCCGAggcctccccttccttctctaCTATGCTTCCCAT CATACCCACTACCCCCAGTTTGCCAGCCAGGAGTTTTCAGGACGGATGCAGAGGGGACCCTTCGGGGATGCACTGGCTGAGTTCGATGGCTCTGTgggacagctcctgcaggcCCTGCAGGACAACGGCCTGGAGAACTCCACCCTGGTGTTCTTCACCTCTGACAATGg cccctccactCTGCGCATGGCACATGGTGGCAGCGCCGGCCACCTCAAATGTGGCAAGGGCACGACCTACGAGGGTGGCATGAGGGAGCCAGCCGTGGCTTATTGGCCAGGCAGGATCACGCCAG GAGTGACCCATGAGCTGGCCAGTACCCTGGACATCCTGCCCACCCTGAGtgccctggctggagcagcccttCCCAAGGTGGCCCTGGATGGCTTCGACCTGAGCCCGCTGCTCTTTGGCTCGGGGAAG AGCCCTCGCCAGGCCGTGTTCTTCTACCCTCCATCCCCCGACGCCCTGCACGGCCCCTTCGCCGTCTGCCTGGGCAAGTACAAGGCTCATTTCTTCACCCAAG GTTCCTTCCATAGCAGCAGCACCCCGGACCAGGCGCGCCAGGGGCTAACGCCGCTGACCCCGCACTTGCCCCCACTGCTCTTCGACCTGGAGTCGGACCCTGCGGAGAACTACGACCTGCTCCAGGGCCAGGCGAGCCCCgaggtgctgcaggtgctcagggaCATCACCCTGCAGaaagtgctgctggagcagtgccTGGAATTCGGGGAGAGCCAGATCAGGAAGGGCCGGGACCCCTcgctgcagccctgctgtgcccccaACTGCAGCCCCAAACCTTCCTGCTGCCGCTGCTCCCCGCATTGA
- the LOC134043812 gene encoding acrosin-like, whose translation MALLGLLVLLALTWPVGAAWDTCRGTCGLRPMAFDHRSLVPENSQDSDYGSWDSFEDTSQDMGGTGVHPGAWPGVISIQATLDNGTWHMCSGALIHPQWVLTVASCLWKVLIGATDLAKPGHKAEVFQIKQILVHNGYVAATARSNIDLLRMDQPVECSDYIQLGCVPDSSLAVPELKTCYIAGWRATPGSARSPRLVLQEAKVRLMDVQLCNSSRWYGGAVHPQDLCAGYPRGGIDTCQGDIGGPLVCKDNVGDYFWLVGLASWGRGCAGAKRPGVFTSTQHFHTWIQVQMGLLPPGADVPPAEPFPLPPPEPEEEPGPDSDLSDLENPNPEPEDSTVISFQQQILGKFLNLVLELLQFLKG comes from the exons ATGGCTTTGCTGGGACTGCTCGTCCTGCTGGCCCTGACCTGGCCCGTGGGGGCCGCCTGGGACACGTGCAG AGGCACCTGCGGGCTCCGGCCCATGGCGTTTGACCACAGATCGCTGGTTCCCGAAAATTCCCAGGACTCTGACTATGGATCCTGGGATTCCTTCGAAGACACCTCACAGGacatgggtggcactggggtccaCCCAGGGGCCTGGCCTGGTGTCATCAGCATCCAGGCCACCTTGGACAATGGCACGTGGCACATGTGCTCGGGGGCACTCATCCACCCCCAGTGGGTGCTGACAGTGGCCAGCTGCTTG TGGAAGGTGCTGATCGGGGCCACGGATCTGGCTAAGCCGGGCCACAAGGCCGAGGTGTTCCAGATCAAGCAGATCCTGGTGCACAATGGCTACGTGGCCGCCACGGCCAGGAGCAACATTGACCTCCTGAGGATGGACCAGCCCGTGGAGTGCAGCGACTacatccagctgggctgtgtgcccgacagctccctggcagtgcccgagCTGAAAACCTGCTACATTGCGGGCTGGAGAGCCACCCCGGGCAGCG CCCGGAGCCCacgcctggtgctgcaggaggccaaGGTGCGGCTCATGGACGTCcagctgtgcaacagcagcCGCTGGTACGGGGGGGCCGTGCACCCCCAGGACCTGTGCGCGGGGTACCCGCGGGGCGGCATCGACACCTGCCAG ggggacatcgggggaccTCTGGTCTGCAAGGACAACGTTGGTGACTACTTCTGGCTGGTGGGACTGGCCAGCTGGGGCCGAGGCTGTGCCGGGGCCAAGCGACCCGGGGTGTTCACCTCCACCCAGCACTTCCACACCTGGATCCAGGTGCAGATGGGATTGCTCCCACCTGGAGCTGatgttcctcctgcagagcccttcccactgccacccccagAACCAGAGGAAGAGCCTGGGCCGGACTCAGACTTGAGCGATCTGGAGAATCCCAACCCAGAACCAGAGGATTCTACGGTGATTTCATTCCAACAACAAATCCTGGGGAAATTCCTGAAtctggtgctggagctcctgcagttcctgaaggga
- the LOC134043814 gene encoding LOW QUALITY PROTEIN: acrosin-like (The sequence of the model RefSeq protein was modified relative to this genomic sequence to represent the inferred CDS: substituted 1 base at 1 genomic stop codon), whose protein sequence is MGTARAVGTRGDTSVLPLPPALAPMALLGLLVLLALTWPVGATWDTCRGTCGLRPMAFDHRSLVPENSQDSDYGSWDSFEDTSQDMGGTGVHPGAWPGVISIQATLDNGTWHMCSGALIHPQXVLTVASCLVRAGAVFHWKVLIGPTDLAKPGHKAEVFQIKQILVHNGYVAATARSNIDLLRMDQPVECSDYIQLGCVPDSSLAVPELKTCYIAGWRATPARSPRLVLQEAKVQLMDVQLCNSSRWYGGAVHPQDLCAGYPRGGIDTCQGDIGGPLVCKDNVGDYFWLVGLASWGRGCAGAKRPGVFTSTQHFHTWIQVQMGLLPPGTDVPPAEPFPLPPPEPEEEPEPDSDLSDLENPNPEPEDSTVISFQQQILGKFLNLVLELLQFLKGVLIGPTDLAKPGPKAEVFQIKQILVHNGYVAATARSNIDLLRMDQPVECSDYIQLGCVPDSSLAVPELKTCYIAGWRATPGSARSPRLVLQEAKVLIGPTDLAKPGHKAEVFQNKQILVHNGYVAATARSNIDLLRMDQPVECSDYIQLGCVPDSSLAVPELKTCYIAGWRATPGSARSPCLVLQEAKATMPYTWNRPLCNISLAWWHHGHCQGGGHQR, encoded by the exons atgggcactgccagggcggTGGGCACCAGAGGTGACACCTCggtcctgcctctgccacctGCGCTGGCACCGATGGCTTTGCTGGGACTGCTCGTCCTGCTGGCCCTGACCTGGCCCGTGGGGGCCACCTGGGACACGTGCAG AGGCACCTGCGGGCTCCGGCCCATGGCCTTCGACCACAGATCGCTGGTTCCCGAAAATTCCCAGGACTCTGACtatggatcctgggattctttcGAAGACACCTCGCAGGacatgggtggcactggggtccaCCCAGGGGCCTGGCCTGGTGTCATCAGCATCCAGGCCACCTTGGACAATGGCACGTGGCACATGTGCTCGGGGGCACTCATCCACCCCCAGTGAGTGCTGACAGTGGCCAGCTGCTTGGTTAGGGCAGg TGCTGTCTTCCACTGGAAGGTGCTGATCGGGCCCACGGATCTGGCTAAGCCGGGCCACAAGGCCGAGGTGTTCCAGATCAAGCAGATCCTGGTGCACAATGGCTACGTGGCCGCCACGGCCAGGAGCAACATTGACCTCCTGAGGATGGACCAGCCCGTGGAGTGCAGCGACTacatccagctgggctgtgtgcccgacagctccctggcagtgcccgagCTGAAAACCTGCTACATTGCGGGCTGGAGAGCCACCCCGG CCCGGAGCCCacgcctggtgctgcaggaggccaaGGTGCAGCTCATGGACGTCCAGCTTTGCAACAGCAGCCGCTGGTACGGGGGGGCCGTGCACCCCCAGGACCTGTGCGCGGGGTACCCGCGGGGCGGCATCGACACCTGCCAG ggggacatcgggggaccTCTGGTCTGCAAGGACAACGTTGGTGACTACTTCTGGCTGGTGGGACTGGCCAGCTGGGGCCGAGGCTGTGCCGGGGCCAAGCGACCCGGGGTGTTCACCTCCACCCAGCACTTCCACACCTGGATCCAGGTGCAGATGGGATTGCTCCCACCAGGAACTGatgttcctcctgcagagcccttcccactgccacccccGGAACCAGAGGAAGAGCCTGAGCCGGACTCAGATTTGAGCGATCTGGAGAATCCCAACCCAGAACCAGAGGATTCTACGGTGATTTCATTCCAACAACAAATCCTGGGGAAATTCCTGAAtctggtgctggagctcctgcagttcctgaaggga GTGCTGATCGGGCCCACGGATCTGGCTAAGCCGGGCCCCAAGGCCGAGGTGTTCCAGATCAAGCAGATCCTGGTGCACAATGGCTACGTGGCCGCCACGGCCAGGAGCAACATTGACCTCCTGAGGATGGACCAGCCCGTGGAGTGCAGCGACTacatccagctgggctgtgtgcccgacagctccctggcagtgcccgagCTGAAAACCTGCTACATTGCGGGCTGGAGAGCCACCCCGGGCAGCG CCCGGAGCCCacgcctggtgctgcaggaggccaaG GTGCTGATCGGGCCCACGGATCTGGCTAAGCCGGGCCACAAGGCCGAGGTGTTCCAGAACAAGCAGATCCTGGTGCACAATGGCTACGTGGCCGCCACGGCCAGGAGCAACATTGACCTCCTGAGGATGGACCAGCCCGTGGAGTGCAGCGACTacatccagctgggctgtgtgcccgacagctccctggcagtgcccgagCTGAAAACCTGCTACATTGCGGGCTGGAGAGCCACCCCGGGCAGCG CCCGGAGCCCatgcctggtgctgcaggaggccaaG GCCACCATGCCCTACACATGGAACCGGCCCCTGTGTAACATCAGCCTGGCCTGGTGGcaccatgggcactgccagggcggTGGGCACCAGAGGTGA
- the LOC134043815 gene encoding LOW QUALITY PROTEIN: acrosin-like (The sequence of the model RefSeq protein was modified relative to this genomic sequence to represent the inferred CDS: substituted 1 base at 1 genomic stop codon): MGTARAVGTRGDTSVLPLPPALAPMALLGLLVLLALTWPVGATWDTCRGTCGLRPMAFDHRSLVPENSQDSDYGSWDSFEDTSQDMGGTGVHPGAWPGVISIQATLDNGTWHMCSGALIHPQXVLTVASCLVRAGAVFHWKVLIGPTDLAKPGHKAEVFQIKQILVHNGYVAATARSNIDLLRMDQPVECSDYIQLGCVPDSSLAVPELKTCYIAGWRATPARSPRLVLQEAKVQLMDVQLCNSSRWYGGAVHPQDLCAGYPRGGIDTCQGDIGGPLVCKDNVGDYFWLVGLASWGRGCAGAKRPGVFTSTQHFHTWIQVQMGLLPPGTDVPPAEPFPLPPPEPEEEPEPDSDLSDLENPNPEPEDSTVISFQQQILGKFLNLVLELLQFLKG; encoded by the exons atgggcactgccagggcggTGGGCACCAGAGGTGACACCTCggtcctgcctctgccacctGCGCTGGCACCGATGGCTTTGCTGGGACTGCTCGTCCTGCTGGCCCTGACCTGGCCCGTGGGGGCCACCTGGGACACGTGCAG AGGCACCTGCGGGCTCCGGCCCATGGCGTTTGACCACAGATCGCTGGTTCCCGAAAATTCCCAGGACTCTGACtatggatcctgggattctttcGAAGACACCTCGCAGGacatgggtggcactggggtccaCCCAGGGGCCTGGCCTGGTGTCATCAGCATCCAGGCCACCTTGGACAATGGCACGTGGCACATGTGCTCGGGGGCACTCATCCACCCCCAGTGAGTGCTGACAGTGGCCAGCTGCTTGGTTAGGGCAGg TGCTGTCTTCCACTGGAAGGTGCTGATCGGGCCCACGGATCTGGCTAAGCCGGGCCACAAGGCCGAGGTGTTCCAGATCAAGCAGATCCTGGTGCACAATGGCTACGTGGCCGCCACGGCCAGGAGCAACATTGACCTCCTGAGGATGGACCAGCCCGTGGAGTGCAGCGACTacatccagctgggctgtgtgcccgacagctccctggcagtgcccgagCTGAAAACCTGCTACATTGCGGGCTGGAGAGCCACCCCGG CCCGGAGCCCacgcctggtgctgcaggaggccaaGGTGCAGCTCATGGACGTCCAGCTTTGCAACAGCAGCCGCTGGTACGGGGGGGCCGTGCACCCCCAGGACCTGTGCGCGGGGTACCCGCGGGGCGGCATCGACACCTGCCAG ggggacatcgggggaccTCTGGTCTGCAAGGACAACGTTGGTGACTACTTCTGGCTGGTGGGACTGGCCAGCTGGGGCCGAGGCTGTGCCGGGGCCAAGCGACCCGGGGTGTTCACCTCCACCCAGCACTTCCACACCTGGATCCAGGTGCAGATGGGATTGCTCCCACCAGGAACTGatgttcctcctgcagagcccttcccactgccacccccGGAACCAGAGGAAGAGCCTGAGCCGGACTCAGATTTGAGCGATCTGGAGAATCCCAACCCAGAACCAGAGGATTCTACGGTGATTTCATTCCAACAACAAATCCTGGGGAAATTCCTGAAtctggtgctggagctcctgcagttcctgaaggga
- the LOC134043816 gene encoding LOW QUALITY PROTEIN: acrosin-like (The sequence of the model RefSeq protein was modified relative to this genomic sequence to represent the inferred CDS: substituted 1 base at 1 genomic stop codon), which translates to MGTARAVGTRGDTSVLPLPPALAPMALLGLLVLLALTWPVGATWDTCRGTCGLRPMAFDHRSLVPENSQDSDYGSWDSFEDTSQDMGGTGVHPGAWPGVISIQATLDNGTWHMCSGALIHPQXVLTVASCLVRAGAVFHWKVLIGPTDLAKPGHKAEVFQIKQILVHNGYVAATARSNIDLLRMDQPVECSDYIQLGCVPDSSLAVPELKTCYIAGWRATPARSPRLVLQEAKVQLMDVQLCNSSRWYGGAVHPQDLCAGYPRGGIDTCQGDIGGPLVCKDNVGDYFWLVGLASWGRGCAGAKRPGVFTSTQHFHTWIQVQMGLLPPGTDVPPAEPFPLPPPEPEEEPEPDSDLSDLENPNPEPEDSTVISFQQQILGKFLNLVLELLQFLKGVLIGPTDLAKPGPKAEVFQIKQILVHNGYVAATARSNIDLLRMDQPVECSDYIQLGCVPDSSLAVPELKTCYIAGWRATPGSARSPRLVLQEAKVLIGPTDLAKPGHKAEVFQIKQILVHNGYVAATARSNIDLLRMDQPVECSDYIQLGCVPDSSLAVPELKTCYIAGWRATPGSARSPRLVLQEAKVQLMDVQLCNSSRWYGGAVHPQDLRAGYPRGGIDTCQGDIGGPLVCKDNVGDYFWLVGLASWGRGCAGAKRPGVFTSTQHFHTWIQVQMGLLPPGTDVPPAEPFPLPPPEPEEEPEPDSDLSDLENPNPEPEDSTFSLLGKTKMGQFGKNE; encoded by the exons atgggcactgccagggcggTGGGCACCAGAGGTGACACCTCggtcctgcctctgccacctGCGCTGGCACCGATGGCTTTGCTGGGACTGCTCGTCCTGCTGGCCCTGACCTGGCCCGTGGGGGCCACCTGGGACACGTGCAG AGGCACCTGCGGGCTCCGGCCCATGGCCTTCGACCACAGATCGCTGGTTCCCGAAAATTCCCAGGACTCTGACtatggatcctgggattctttcGAAGACACCTCGCAGGacatgggtggcactggggtccaCCCAGGGGCCTGGCCTGGTGTCATCAGCATCCAGGCCACCTTGGACAATGGCACGTGGCACATGTGCTCGGGGGCACTCATCCACCCCCAGTGAGTGCTGACAGTGGCCAGCTGCTTGGTTAGGGCAGg TGCTGTCTTCCACTGGAAGGTGCTGATCGGGCCCACGGATCTGGCTAAGCCGGGCCACAAGGCCGAGGTGTTCCAGATCAAGCAGATCCTGGTGCACAATGGCTACGTGGCCGCCACGGCCAGGAGCAACATTGACCTCCTGAGGATGGACCAGCCCGTGGAGTGCAGCGACTacatccagctgggctgtgtgcccgacagctccctggcagtgcccgagCTGAAAACCTGCTACATTGCGGGCTGGAGAGCCACCCCGG CCCGGAGCCCacgcctggtgctgcaggaggccaaGGTGCAGCTCATGGACGTCCAGCTTTGCAACAGCAGCCGCTGGTACGGGGGGGCCGTGCACCCCCAGGACCTGTGCGCGGGGTACCCGCGGGGCGGCATCGACACCTGCCAG ggggacatcgggggaccTCTGGTCTGCAAGGACAACGTTGGTGACTACTTCTGGCTGGTGGGACTGGCCAGCTGGGGCCGAGGCTGTGCCGGGGCCAAGCGACCCGGGGTGTTCACCTCCACCCAGCACTTCCACACCTGGATCCAGGTGCAGATGGGATTGCTCCCACCAGGAACTGatgttcctcctgcagagcccttcccactgccacccccGGAACCAGAGGAAGAGCCTGAGCCGGACTCAGATTTGAGCGATCTGGAGAATCCCAACCCAGAACCAGAGGATTCTACGGTGATTTCATTCCAACAACAAATCCTGGGGAAATTCCTGAAtctggtgctggagctcctgcagttcctgaaggga GTGCTGATCGGGCCCACGGATCTGGCTAAGCCGGGCCCCAAGGCCGAGGTGTTCCAGATCAAGCAGATCCTGGTGCACAATGGCTACGTGGCCGCCACGGCCAGGAGCAACATTGACCTCCTGAGGATGGACCAGCCCGTGGAGTGCAGCGACTacatccagctgggctgtgtgcccgacagctccctggcagtgcccgagCTGAAAACCTGCTACATTGCGGGCTGGAGAGCCACCCCGGGCAGCG CCCGGAGCCCacgcctggtgctgcaggaggccaaG GTGCTGATCGGGCCCACGGATCTGGCTAAGCCGGGCCACAAGGCCGAGGTGTTCCAGATCAAGCAGATCCTGGTGCACAATGGCTACGTGGCCGCCACGGCCAGGAGCAACATTGACCTCCTGAGGATGGACCAGCCCGTGGAGTGCAGCGACTacatccagctgggctgtgtgcccgacagctccctggcagtgcccgagCTGAAAACCTGCTACATTGCGGGCTGGAGAGCCACCCCGGGCAGCG CCCGGAGCCCacgcctggtgctgcaggaggccaaGGTGCAGCTCATGGACGTCCAGCTTTGCAACAGCAGCCGCTGGTACGGGGGGGCCGTGCACCCCCAGGACCTGCGCGCGGGGTACCCGCGGGGCGGCATCGACACCTGCCAG ggggacatcgggggaccTCTGGTCTGCAAGGACAACGTTGGTGACTACTTCTGGCTGGTGGGACTGGCCAGCTGGGGCCGAGGCTGTGCCGGGGCCAAGCGACCCGGGGTGTTCACCTCCACCCAGCACTTCCACACCTGGATCCAGGTGCAGATGGGATTGCTCCCACCAGGAACTGatgttcctcctgcagagcccttcccactgccacccccGGAACCAGAGGAAGAGCCTGAGCCGGACTCAGATTTGAGCGATCTGGAGAATCCCAACCCAGAACCAGAGGATTCTACG TTCAGtctcctgggaaaaacaaagatggggcaatttgggaaaaatgagtGA
- the LOC134043817 gene encoding LOW QUALITY PROTEIN: acrosin-like (The sequence of the model RefSeq protein was modified relative to this genomic sequence to represent the inferred CDS: substituted 1 base at 1 genomic stop codon), whose amino-acid sequence MGTARAVGTRGDTSVLPLPPALAPMALLGLLVLLALTWPVGATWDTCRGTCGLRPMAFDHRSLVPENSQDSDYGSWDSFEDTSQDMGGTGVHPGAWPGVISIQATLDNGTWHMCSGALIHPQXVLTVASCLVRAGAVFHWKVLIGPTDLAKPGHKAEVFQIKQILVHNGYVAATARSNIDLLRMDQPVECSDYIQLGCVPDSSLAVPELKTCYIAGWRATPARSPRLVLQEAKVQLMDVQLCNSSRWYGGAVHPQDLCAGYPRGGIDTCQGDIGGPLVCKDNVGDYFWLVGLASWGRGCAGAKRPGVFTSTQHFHTWIQVQMGLLPPGTDVPPAEPFPLPPPEPEEEPEPDSDLSDLENPNPEPEDSTVISFQQQILGKFLNLVLELLQFLKG is encoded by the exons atgggcactgccagggcggTGGGCACCAGAGGTGACACCTCggtcctgcctctgccacctGCGCTGGCACCGATGGCTTTGCTGGGACTGCTCGTCCTGCTGGCCCTGACCTGGCCCGTGGGGGCCACCTGGGACACGTGCAG AGGCACCTGCGGGCTCCGGCCCATGGCGTTTGACCACAGATCGCTGGTTCCCGAAAATTCCCAGGACTCTGACtatggatcctgggattctttcGAAGACACCTCGCAGGacatgggtggcactggggtccaCCCAGGGGCCTGGCCTGGTGTCATCAGCATCCAGGCCACCTTGGACAATGGCACGTGGCACATGTGCTCGGGGGCACTCATCCACCCCCAGTGAGTGCTGACAGTGGCCAGCTGCTTGGTTAGGGCAGg TGCTGTCTTCCACTGGAAGGTGCTGATCGGGCCCACGGATCTGGCTAAGCCGGGCCACAAGGCCGAGGTGTTCCAGATCAAGCAGATCCTGGTGCACAATGGCTACGTGGCCGCCACGGCCAGGAGCAACATTGACCTCCTGAGGATGGACCAGCCCGTGGAGTGCAGCGACTacatccagctgggctgtgtgcccgacagctccctggcagtgcccgagCTGAAAACCTGCTACATTGCGGGCTGGAGAGCCACCCCGG CCCGGAGCCCacgcctggtgctgcaggaggccaaGGTGCAGCTCATGGACGTCcagctgtgcaacagcagcCGCTGGTACGGGGGGGCCGTGCACCCCCAGGACCTGTGCGCGGGGTACCCGCGGGGCGGCATCGACACCTGCCAG ggggacatcgggggaccTCTGGTCTGCAAGGACAACGTTGGTGACTACTTCTGGCTGGTGGGACTGGCCAGCTGGGGCCGAGGCTGTGCCGGGGCCAAGCGACCCGGGGTGTTCACCTCCACCCAGCACTTCCACACCTGGATCCAGGTGCAGATGGGATTGCTCCCACCAGGAACTGatgttcctcctgcagagcccttcccactgccacccccGGAACCAGAGGAAGAGCCTGAGCCGGACTCAGATTTGAGCGATCTGGAGAATCCCAACCCAGAACCAGAGGATTCTACGGTGATTTCATTCCAACAACAAATCCTGGGGAAATTCCTGAAtctggtgctggagctcctgcagttcctgaaggga